Genomic window (Sphingomonas sp. OV641):
CGGGCATTGGTGCGCCAGAAGAAGAACCACAGCACCGCGAACAGCACCAGGCCCTCAAGCCCCGCCTCATAGAGCTGGCTCGGATGGCGGGCGGGTTCCGGAAAACCGGCTGGCACGGTGCGCGAGAAGACGATCGCCCAGGGCACGTCGGTCGGCTTGCCCCAGAGCTCGCCGTTCACGAAGTTTGCCAACCGGCCGAAAAAGAGGCCGAACGGCACGACGCAGGCGACATAATCGTGGATTCGCAGCCAGTTCAGGCCGTTCTTGCGCGCGAAAATGATGATCGCCAGGCTGGTGCCGATCACACCGCCGTGGAAGCTCATGCCGCCATCCCACAGGCGCAGGATGCGCAGCGGGTGAAGGATCATGTCGGGCGCGTAGAACAGCACATAGCCGATCCGTCCGCCCAGGATGATGCCCAGCGTGGCGTAGAAGACGAGATCGTCGGCATGCCGGCGCGCCATCGGTGCCCCGGGCTGGGCCAGCAGCCGTAGCAGGTACCACCAGCCAATGACGATGCCAGCGATATAGGCCAGGCTGTACCAGCGCAGCGTGAAGAAGCCGATGGAAAAGACGTCCGGGTGCAACCCCAGATCGTCGAAACGAAGGTGGCCGGCGGTGGCCGCGAACATGGGCAGGATCAAGGCTTTTCCCTCAAACGTCGCGCCTGCATAAGGGCCCCAGACACAAGGACCAAGCGGAGAGACGCATGAAGACCGAACTAGATCTCAAGATGGACGCGACCATGGCCGCGTTGACGGGAGAGGGCGGTCCGCTTGCGCTCGGGTCGATTGAGCGCTTTGGTCAGACCTTGCCCGTGATCGCTGGCGCGCCGCCATCCTTGCCGGCCTATTTCGCGCATTACAGCCAGCAGCACGCCGCCACGGAGTTCCTCGTCGCGGGCGCAGAGCGGCTGACCTATGCCGACGTCTATGCGAAGGCGCAGGAAGTCGCATCGGCGCTGATCAGCGGATTTGGCGTGAAAAAGGGCGACCGGGTGGGAATCGCCGCGCGCAATTCCCCGTCGTGGATCGTCATCTACATGGGCATCCTCATGGCCGGCGGCGTTGCCACCTTGCTCAACGGCTGGTGGCAGTCCGAGGAGCTTCAGGCCGGCGTCGAGGACGTTGGCTGCGCGCTGGTCTTCGCCGATCCGCCACGCTGCAAGCGGCTCGCCGCGCTGCCGCAGCTGACCGCCAAGGTGGTCGAGTTCGACGATCTGAAGCCGCTCGGCTCCGCGCTGGGCCCGATCGTCGCCAAGGCGACTGGCGAGGCGACATTGCCGCAGGTCGGCCCGGATGATCATGCGACCATCCTGTTCACCTCCGGTTCGACCGGCCAGTCCAAGGGGGCCCTGTCCACCC
Coding sequences:
- the lgt gene encoding prolipoprotein diacylglyceryl transferase; this translates as MILPMFAATAGHLRFDDLGLHPDVFSIGFFTLRWYSLAYIAGIVIGWWYLLRLLAQPGAPMARRHADDLVFYATLGIILGGRIGYVLFYAPDMILHPLRILRLWDGGMSFHGGVIGTSLAIIIFARKNGLNWLRIHDYVACVVPFGLFFGRLANFVNGELWGKPTDVPWAIVFSRTVPAGFPEPARHPSQLYEAGLEGLVLFAVLWFFFWRTNARYQPGKLVGVFLTGYGLARFFVEFFREPDSQFAGTFFATTIHMGQLLCLPMIAGGLYLIATAQGRRQRVEPIAGGNSVA